A single region of the Pseudomonas solani genome encodes:
- the ytfE gene encoding iron-sulfur cluster repair protein YtfE gives MHDNLTERTLSELSFSLPGSTALFHDYKLDFCCAGQRSLGDAARERGLDAQRIAEQLQALPPGSPQVDWRLTSNAELIDHILERYHAVHREQFPALIPLADRVEKTHADHPQCPAGLTTHLRTMQEELEWHMCKEESVLFPWLRQGIPLAHVQGPIGVMRHEHDEHAQSLAVLAELTDDLTPPADACNSWRRLYSGLETLRRDLMQHINLENNLLFLGANRPA, from the coding sequence ATGCACGACAACCTCACCGAACGCACCCTGAGCGAGCTGAGCTTCAGCCTGCCCGGCAGCACCGCGCTGTTCCACGACTACAAGCTCGACTTCTGCTGCGCCGGCCAGCGCAGCCTGGGCGACGCGGCCCGCGAGCGGGGCCTCGACGCCCAGCGCATCGCCGAGCAGCTGCAGGCGCTGCCGCCCGGCAGCCCCCAGGTCGACTGGCGCCTGACCAGCAACGCCGAGCTGATCGACCACATCCTCGAGCGCTACCACGCCGTCCACCGCGAGCAGTTCCCGGCACTGATCCCCCTGGCCGACCGCGTCGAGAAGACCCACGCCGACCACCCGCAATGCCCAGCCGGGCTCACCACGCACCTGAGAACGATGCAGGAGGAGCTGGAATGGCACATGTGCAAGGAGGAAAGCGTGCTGTTCCCCTGGTTGCGCCAGGGCATACCGCTGGCCCATGTGCAGGGGCCGATCGGGGTGATGCGCCATGAGCACGACGAGCATGCGCAGTCCCTGGCGGTGCTGGCCGAGCTGACCGACGACCTCACCCCGCCGGCCGACGCCTGCAACAGCTGGCGCCGCCTCTACAGCGGGCTGGAGACGCTGCGCCGCGACCTGATGCAGCACATCAACCTGGAAAACAACCTGCTGTTCCTCGGCGCCAACCGCCCGGCCTGA
- a CDS encoding Crp/Fnr family transcriptional regulator, translated as MHAHRVHHQILCGHHLFNVLNEEQLEHLLASSALLNLEKGDKLFLQGEPAHAFYFVISGAVKIFRLTPEGQEKVLEVVGSRQTFAEAMMLMDTPDYVASAQALEPTQVYRFANRTYMELLHSNPQLPFSLLATLCVRLHRRINEIETLSLKNSTHRVVRYLLTQLNRLGDEAHRFELPMAKQLVAGHLSIQPETFSRVLRRLIDERIIDLDGRTVQVLDIPRLEQFE; from the coding sequence ATGCACGCGCATCGCGTCCACCACCAGATTCTGTGTGGCCACCACCTGTTCAACGTGCTCAACGAGGAACAGCTGGAGCACCTCCTGGCCAGCAGCGCGCTGCTCAACCTGGAGAAGGGCGACAAGCTGTTCCTCCAGGGCGAGCCGGCGCACGCGTTCTACTTCGTGATCTCCGGTGCGGTGAAGATCTTCCGCCTGACCCCGGAAGGCCAGGAGAAGGTGCTGGAGGTGGTCGGCAGCCGCCAGACCTTCGCCGAAGCCATGATGCTGATGGACACCCCCGACTACGTGGCCTCGGCCCAGGCGCTGGAGCCCACCCAGGTCTACCGCTTCGCCAACCGCACCTACATGGAGCTGCTGCACAGCAACCCGCAGCTGCCCTTCTCCCTGCTCGCCACCCTGTGCGTGCGCCTGCACCGGCGGATCAACGAAATCGAGACGCTGTCGCTGAAGAACTCCACCCACCGCGTGGTGCGCTACCTGCTGACCCAGCTGAACCGCCTGGGCGATGAGGCCCATCGCTTCGAGCTGCCCATGGCCAAGCAATTGGTGGCCGGGCACTTGTCGATCCAGCCGGAAACCTTCTCCCGCGTGCTGCGCCGGTTGATCGACGAGCGCATCATCGACCTGGACGGGCGCACCGTGCAGGTGCTCGATATCCCCCGCCTGGAACAGTTCGAATAA
- a CDS encoding c-type cytochrome produces MSETFTKGMARNIYLGGGVFFFLVFLALTYHTETTFPKRTHQGALTESVVRGKLVWEQNNCVGCHSILGEGAYFAPELGNVVIRRGGDEAFDTFLAAWMKMQPLGVPGRRQMPQFNLSDQEVSDLAAFLRWTSKIDTNNWPPNKEG; encoded by the coding sequence ATGTCAGAGACATTCACTAAAGGTATGGCGAGGAACATCTACCTGGGAGGAGGCGTTTTCTTCTTCCTGGTATTTCTCGCCCTGACCTATCACACAGAGACCACCTTCCCCAAACGCACCCACCAGGGCGCGCTCACCGAGTCGGTGGTGCGCGGCAAGCTGGTGTGGGAGCAGAACAACTGCGTCGGCTGCCATTCCATCCTCGGCGAGGGCGCCTACTTCGCGCCGGAACTGGGCAACGTGGTGATCCGCCGTGGCGGTGACGAAGCCTTCGACACCTTCCTCGCGGCCTGGATGAAGATGCAGCCGCTGGGCGTGCCCGGCCGCCGGCAGATGCCGCAGTTCAACCTCAGCGACCAGGAGGTGTCCGACCTCGCCGCGTTCCTGCGCTGGACCTCGAAGATCGATACCAACAACTGGCCGCCGAACAAGGAGGGTTGA
- a CDS encoding cytochrome C oxidase subunit IV family protein, whose translation MKALLLAWLAMLPMSVAGVWLGHREPAALLPVAAILLLGLGKAWLIALRFMELGHGPRLWRSLLLGWPLLLTGVIFALHAIP comes from the coding sequence ATGAAGGCGCTGCTGCTGGCCTGGCTGGCGATGTTGCCCATGTCCGTCGCCGGGGTCTGGCTGGGGCACCGCGAGCCGGCCGCGCTGCTGCCGGTGGCGGCGATCCTCCTGCTCGGCCTGGGCAAGGCCTGGCTCATCGCCCTGCGCTTCATGGAGCTGGGGCACGGCCCTCGGCTGTGGCGTTCGCTGCTGCTCGGCTGGCCGCTGCTGCTCACCGGGGTGATCTTCGCTCTGCACGCAATACCCTGA
- a CDS encoding cytochrome c oxidase subunit 3 produces the protein MSTSPEAAASARHLPGDLAMWFFILAELTVFAILIIAFAVAQRLDVESFRAGRAQLDLSTALALTLTLLSAGFCAALAVLRVRRQRQGQAAILLGVAVLLGLVHVALKSAEYHHLATLGLGLEYSTFFTLFWLITGFHFLHVWLGLVILGWMLLRCLRGAYRDGELGGLESGALYWHMVDLVWVVLFPLVYVLAPGP, from the coding sequence ATGTCCACTTCGCCTGAGGCCGCTGCCAGCGCCCGGCACCTGCCGGGCGACCTGGCGATGTGGTTCTTCATCCTCGCCGAGCTGACCGTCTTCGCCATCCTCATCATCGCCTTCGCCGTGGCCCAGCGCCTGGACGTGGAAAGCTTCCGCGCCGGCCGTGCGCAGCTGGACCTGTCCACCGCCCTGGCCTTGACCCTGACGCTGCTCAGCGCCGGTTTCTGCGCGGCCCTGGCGGTGCTGCGGGTGCGTCGCCAGCGGCAGGGCCAGGCGGCCATCCTGCTGGGTGTCGCGGTGCTGCTGGGGCTGGTCCATGTGGCATTGAAGTCCGCCGAGTACCACCACCTCGCCACGCTCGGGCTGGGCCTGGAATACAGCACCTTCTTCACCCTGTTCTGGCTGATCACCGGCTTCCACTTCCTGCATGTGTGGCTGGGGCTGGTGATCCTCGGCTGGATGCTCCTGCGCTGCCTGCGCGGCGCGTATCGCGACGGCGAACTCGGCGGGCTGGAGTCCGGCGCGCTGTATTGGCACATGGTCGACCTGGTCTGGGTGGTGCTGTTCCCGCTGGTCTACGTACTGGCGCCCGGGCCATGA
- a CDS encoding CbbQ/NirQ/NorQ/GpvN family protein, with amino-acid sequence MNAPVQNTPPLFYQPTGNEVALFTEAAAQGMPVLIKGPTGCGKTRFVQHMAQRLNRPLYTVACHDDLSAADLVGRHLIGSDGTWWQDGPLTRAVREGGICYLDEVVEARQDTVVVLHPLADDRRELFIERTGESLVAPPGFMLVVSYNPGYQNLLKGMKPSTRQRFVALRFDYPTPDAEAGIIVREAGVAPELAHRLVQLGTALRRLGRQELEEVCSTRLLVLAARLLNAGVAPRDACRAALAEPLSDDEATVAALMDLVDVHFA; translated from the coding sequence ATGAACGCCCCTGTCCAGAACACCCCGCCGCTCTTCTACCAGCCGACCGGCAACGAGGTGGCGCTCTTCACCGAGGCCGCCGCCCAGGGCATGCCGGTGCTGATCAAGGGCCCCACCGGTTGCGGCAAGACCCGCTTCGTCCAGCACATGGCCCAGCGCCTGAACCGACCGCTGTACACCGTGGCCTGCCACGACGACCTGTCGGCGGCGGACCTGGTCGGCCGCCACCTGATCGGCAGCGACGGCACCTGGTGGCAGGACGGCCCGCTGACCCGCGCGGTGCGCGAGGGCGGCATCTGCTACCTCGACGAAGTGGTGGAAGCGCGCCAGGACACCGTGGTGGTGCTGCACCCCCTGGCGGACGATCGCCGCGAACTGTTCATCGAGCGCACCGGCGAATCCCTGGTGGCACCGCCCGGCTTCATGCTGGTGGTGTCGTACAACCCCGGCTACCAGAACCTGCTCAAGGGCATGAAGCCCAGCACCCGCCAGCGCTTCGTCGCCCTGCGCTTCGACTACCCGACGCCCGACGCGGAAGCCGGCATCATCGTCCGCGAAGCCGGTGTCGCGCCGGAGCTGGCGCATCGCCTGGTGCAACTGGGTACCGCCCTGCGCCGGCTCGGCCGCCAGGAACTGGAAGAGGTCTGCTCCACGCGCCTGCTGGTGCTCGCCGCACGCCTGCTCAACGCTGGCGTGGCCCCCCGTGACGCCTGTCGGGCCGCTCTGGCCGAACCGCTGTCGGATGACGAAGCCACGGTGGCAGCGTTGATGGACCTGGTCGATGTCCACTTCGCCTGA